One segment of Anatilimnocola aggregata DNA contains the following:
- a CDS encoding glucose-6-phosphate isomerase, translated as MAAAIVTMKLDLNGAMHSEFGVTETELAALQPAVVQAQKEVLEADAKAYSSGKVPAEKDPLDHGFLDLPDRLLAEYQEKRAESELGRIMTAAAKLREKVDRVVVLGIGGSYMGAKALMDACCQPYYNELTRAERGGYPRIYFEGNNIDNDASQGLLHLLGTQQGTTPETRWGIVVISKSGETLETAVAFRQFTAALVKSCGGDLAKAAELIIPVTGVTGRLADLSLALGCKPEVTFPVPDGVGGRFSILSAVGLVPAALMGLDILRLLQGASLMTKHFREAKPDENLVLQFVSVCHLMETRRMANLRILCMWSKALECAGLWYDQLLAESLGKRLLGATPLTTVNTRDLHSRAQQHQQGRRDKLFVNVIVDKWRFDALPVGKSDFDQDKLNDIAGKTMPELMTAAIQGTNEAYKSDGRPTIDLHLPTTDVTVMGQYFQWLMIANVVEGRLLGINPYGQPGVQMYKGAMKRILGR; from the coding sequence ATGGCTGCGGCAATTGTTACCATGAAACTCGACCTGAACGGGGCCATGCATTCTGAATTTGGCGTCACCGAAACGGAACTGGCTGCCCTGCAGCCTGCCGTTGTTCAGGCTCAAAAAGAAGTATTGGAGGCCGATGCCAAGGCCTATTCGAGTGGTAAGGTTCCCGCTGAAAAAGACCCGCTCGATCACGGTTTTCTCGATCTGCCCGATCGCCTTTTGGCCGAGTATCAAGAGAAGCGGGCTGAAAGCGAACTGGGCCGGATCATGACCGCCGCCGCCAAGCTGCGGGAAAAGGTCGACCGCGTCGTTGTGCTGGGAATTGGCGGCTCCTACATGGGTGCCAAGGCGTTGATGGATGCCTGTTGCCAGCCTTATTACAACGAATTGACCCGCGCGGAACGGGGCGGCTATCCCCGCATTTATTTCGAAGGCAACAACATCGACAACGATGCCTCGCAAGGCCTGTTGCACTTGCTTGGTACACAGCAAGGAACAACACCGGAAACGCGCTGGGGCATCGTCGTCATCAGCAAGAGTGGCGAAACACTGGAAACAGCCGTCGCCTTTCGCCAATTTACTGCTGCACTCGTAAAGTCGTGCGGTGGCGACTTGGCTAAGGCTGCAGAGTTAATCATTCCTGTCACAGGAGTCACCGGCCGCCTGGCCGATTTGTCGCTGGCGCTCGGCTGCAAGCCGGAGGTGACGTTCCCTGTACCCGACGGAGTCGGCGGACGATTCTCCATTCTTTCGGCCGTTGGTCTTGTTCCTGCAGCATTGATGGGGCTCGATATCCTTCGCCTGCTGCAGGGTGCATCGTTGATGACGAAGCACTTTCGCGAAGCCAAACCGGACGAGAACCTCGTGCTGCAGTTTGTTTCGGTCTGCCATCTCATGGAAACGCGACGGATGGCGAACCTGCGCATCCTTTGCATGTGGTCGAAGGCTCTTGAATGCGCTGGACTGTGGTACGACCAGTTGCTGGCCGAAAGCTTGGGCAAGCGATTGCTCGGCGCCACGCCGCTGACCACCGTGAACACGCGCGACTTACACAGCCGCGCACAGCAGCATCAACAGGGCCGTCGCGATAAGTTGTTCGTCAACGTGATTGTCGATAAATGGCGTTTCGACGCCCTGCCCGTCGGCAAGAGCGATTTCGATCAAGACAAGCTCAACGACATTGCGGGCAAGACGATGCCCGAACTGATGACCGCGGCCATTCAAGGGACGAACGAAGCCTACAAGAGTGACGGCCGACCCACGATCGATTTGCACTTGCCCACAACCGATGTGACGGTGATGGGGCAATACTTTCAATGGCTGATGATCGCCAACGTGGTCGAAGGTCGCCTGCTCGGCATAAATCCCTACGGCCAACCCGGCGTGCAAATGTACAAGGGTGCCATGAAGCGAATCCTCGGGCGATAA
- the mtnA gene encoding S-methyl-5-thioribose-1-phosphate isomerase, translating to MTKIPVETMRWLGDHVTGSLSLIDQTRLPLELVELNCTDVGMVWEAIKQLRVRGAPAIGIAAAYGVVLGMQQVTGSTPEAFDAHLTKTIEYLAGSRPTAVNLFWALDRMRRLANKLRAEHLPQQIPALLLKEAKAIHDEDRQLCRAIGRFGAELIASGSGVLTHCNAGGLATAEYGTALSVFFTCQDQGKSLKVFVDETRPLLQGARLTAWELAQRGIDATLICDNMAGQVMREGKIQAVVVGADRITANGDTANKIGTYSVAVLAHAHGIPFYVAAPTTTFDLTLPTGDLIPIEQRAATEITHGFGRQTAPDGISVYNPAFDVTPARLIRGIITERGVIDPVNEENIRKVLM from the coding sequence ATGACCAAAATCCCTGTAGAAACCATGCGTTGGCTCGGCGACCATGTCACCGGTAGCCTTTCGCTGATCGACCAAACCCGCCTCCCTCTCGAGCTAGTCGAGCTAAATTGCACCGATGTTGGAATGGTTTGGGAAGCCATCAAGCAACTGCGTGTCCGCGGCGCTCCTGCCATTGGCATTGCTGCCGCTTATGGCGTGGTGCTTGGTATGCAACAAGTGACCGGATCGACTCCAGAGGCGTTCGATGCTCACCTGACGAAGACGATCGAGTATCTCGCCGGCAGCCGGCCAACCGCGGTGAATCTCTTCTGGGCGCTCGATCGCATGCGTCGATTAGCCAATAAATTGCGGGCAGAACACTTGCCGCAGCAAATTCCAGCGCTGCTCCTGAAAGAAGCCAAAGCCATTCACGACGAAGACCGCCAGCTGTGCCGGGCGATTGGCCGCTTTGGTGCGGAGCTCATTGCGAGCGGCAGTGGAGTTCTCACGCACTGCAATGCGGGGGGCTTGGCGACGGCGGAATACGGTACCGCGCTCTCGGTTTTCTTTACTTGCCAGGATCAAGGGAAGTCACTGAAGGTCTTTGTCGACGAAACGCGCCCGCTGCTGCAGGGCGCGCGATTAACCGCCTGGGAACTTGCTCAGCGCGGTATCGACGCCACCCTCATTTGCGACAACATGGCCGGGCAAGTGATGCGCGAAGGCAAGATCCAGGCAGTGGTCGTTGGTGCCGACCGGATCACGGCGAACGGTGATACCGCGAACAAGATCGGCACTTATAGCGTGGCCGTCCTCGCCCATGCGCACGGGATTCCGTTCTATGTTGCGGCACCGACCACCACGTTTGATCTCACGCTCCCCACGGGTGACCTCATTCCCATCGAACAGCGGGCAGCGACCGAAATCACACACGGCTTCGGCCGCCAGACTGCTCCCGACGGCATTAGCGTCTATAACCCTGCGTTCGACGTCACTCCAGCGCGTCTCATCCGCGGCATCATCACTGAACGTGGCGTCATCGACCCGGTGAATGAAGAAAATATTCGTAAGGTGCTAATGTAG
- a CDS encoding NAD(P)/FAD-dependent oxidoreductase — protein sequence MPLRLTQLALPVEQPEETLPGEIARRLRIAERDVQHWRILRKSLDARSRDAIKFIYTVMVQPVGEAGLADRWQRIPGVEHYEAASFFEPPTGHEPLSERPIVVGSGPGGLLAAYYLARRGYRPVVIERGDEVKERVPAIRSFDSGGPLDPENNYLFGEGGAGTFSDGKLTCRMSGPDVDWVLEQFVACGGKPTIRYEHRPHLGSNRLPLIVRNLRRQIEALGGEYRFRCRLEGLDVSEGEIRGVATSSGYFRSSTVVLAIGHSARDTYTMLHQLGVPMQAKAFQLGLRIEQPQEQVNQHKYGRSTYLAQLGAADYTLVGRGQRDVFTFCMCAGGHIIPSISEPARFCTNGMSNSRRDTPFANSGLMVTLQPAEFGSDHPLAGVEIQRKYEALAYEVGRGTYFSPIQRASDFVAGRAPIGGQTLKCSYPRGVVPAALDVILPPVISQAIRAGLPVMDRQWRGDFLKNAILVGPEMRGSSPVRIARDQASRETPGFRGLFPVGEGAGYAGGIISAAVDGLRTAASIVARFAPVS from the coding sequence ATGCCCCTCCGTCTGACGCAGCTTGCACTACCCGTTGAACAGCCCGAAGAAACGCTGCCAGGTGAGATCGCCCGGCGACTGCGAATCGCCGAACGCGACGTGCAGCATTGGCGGATTCTGCGCAAAAGTCTCGATGCCCGTTCGCGCGATGCCATCAAGTTCATTTACACCGTCATGGTCCAACCTGTGGGTGAAGCGGGCCTGGCAGATCGCTGGCAACGAATTCCCGGCGTCGAGCATTACGAAGCCGCATCTTTTTTCGAACCTCCCACGGGCCACGAACCACTATCCGAACGTCCCATCGTGGTCGGTTCGGGACCCGGTGGATTGCTCGCCGCCTATTACCTGGCTCGTCGCGGTTATCGACCGGTAGTGATCGAACGCGGCGACGAAGTGAAAGAGCGCGTCCCTGCGATTCGTTCGTTCGATTCAGGCGGGCCACTCGATCCGGAAAACAATTACCTGTTTGGCGAAGGTGGTGCCGGCACGTTCAGTGACGGCAAGCTGACTTGTCGCATGAGTGGGCCGGATGTCGATTGGGTGCTGGAGCAGTTTGTCGCCTGCGGTGGCAAGCCTACCATTCGCTACGAACATCGGCCGCACTTGGGCAGCAATCGCCTGCCGCTGATTGTGCGCAACTTGCGCCGGCAAATTGAAGCGCTGGGCGGCGAGTATCGATTCCGCTGCCGGCTGGAAGGCCTTGATGTCAGCGAAGGAGAGATTCGCGGCGTGGCAACCTCCAGCGGCTACTTCCGTTCGTCCACGGTTGTCCTCGCGATTGGTCATAGTGCGCGCGACACTTACACCATGCTGCATCAGTTGGGCGTACCGATGCAAGCCAAGGCTTTTCAACTCGGTTTACGAATCGAGCAGCCGCAAGAGCAAGTGAATCAGCACAAGTATGGCCGCAGTACTTACCTGGCCCAGCTCGGTGCGGCAGATTACACGCTCGTCGGTCGCGGCCAGCGCGATGTGTTCACGTTCTGCATGTGCGCCGGCGGGCATATCATTCCCAGCATTTCGGAGCCTGCTCGCTTCTGCACCAACGGCATGAGCAATTCCCGTCGCGATACTCCCTTCGCCAATAGCGGGCTGATGGTGACCTTGCAGCCCGCAGAATTCGGCAGCGATCATCCGTTGGCTGGAGTCGAGATTCAGCGAAAGTACGAAGCGCTAGCCTACGAAGTTGGGCGTGGGACGTACTTCTCACCGATTCAGCGAGCCAGTGATTTTGTCGCGGGTCGCGCACCGATAGGCGGGCAAACGCTGAAATGTTCGTATCCGCGCGGTGTGGTTCCCGCAGCGCTCGATGTAATCTTGCCGCCAGTCATATCCCAGGCAATTCGCGCGGGACTGCCTGTGATGGATCGTCAATGGCGAGGAGATTTTTTGAAGAACGCCATTCTGGTGGGGCCGGAAATGCGTGGCAGTTCGCCGGTGCGCATCGCGCGCGATCAAGCCTCGCGCGAGACTCCCGGTTTTCGCGGGCTATTT
- a CDS encoding MTH1187 family thiamine-binding protein — MVLLEFSIAPLEKGPSVGSYVARSLEIIAASGLDYRLHAMGTIIEGEVDQVLDVFKQCLAAMTADCERVSCTMKLDHRAGAVGRLNSKVTSVEEKLGHKLKTIAD, encoded by the coding sequence ATGGTCTTACTCGAGTTCAGCATTGCACCCTTGGAAAAAGGACCGAGCGTGGGCAGCTATGTTGCTCGTAGCTTGGAGATCATCGCCGCCAGCGGTCTCGACTATCGCCTACATGCGATGGGTACGATCATCGAAGGTGAAGTCGACCAGGTCCTCGACGTCTTCAAGCAATGCCTGGCCGCCATGACTGCCGACTGCGAACGAGTCAGCTGCACCATGAAACTCGACCACCGCGCCGGCGCTGTTGGCAGGCTGAATTCGAAAGTAACCAGCGTTGAAGAAAAGCTCGGACACAAACTGAAGACCATTGCCGATTGA
- a CDS encoding alpha/beta hydrolase family protein → MNEKNEIVAAANLPPRRWLGGFNLTRRVVLGFAAAGLTSQSWLAYAGAAEAYLPQAGENHVGYRKLIVKYRGTDMTDRERVVLLWYPTTAPARLHSYRGQVGFVAPDAEISPAKHALILFSHGFLGSADQSIFLLEGLARKGYMVAAIAHADGLLNKREKPLTVPNFADARSWNEDKFRDRREDVVALLDHLLAANNQADDDLHQRIDSAAIGISGHSLGGYTSLGLIGAWEKSRDPRIKAAVALSAYTLPYHSQGNIGEVKTPVMLQGGTLDWGITPLLPGVYKKLAGPKYYLVLKNETHLGWTNFISLGKTTTECVAGGNAELMLGYTAAFFDRHLRGADECPLLDRKHDRLSSYEFAVH, encoded by the coding sequence ATGAACGAAAAAAACGAAATAGTTGCTGCAGCGAACCTGCCGCCGAGGCGTTGGCTGGGTGGCTTCAATCTCACTCGCCGCGTAGTGCTCGGCTTTGCAGCAGCGGGCCTAACAAGTCAATCCTGGCTCGCCTATGCCGGCGCAGCGGAAGCGTACCTGCCGCAGGCAGGAGAGAATCACGTCGGCTATCGCAAACTGATAGTCAAGTACCGCGGTACCGACATGACCGACCGCGAACGAGTAGTTCTGCTGTGGTATCCGACGACCGCACCAGCACGGTTGCACAGCTATCGCGGCCAGGTTGGATTCGTCGCGCCCGATGCCGAAATTTCTCCAGCCAAGCATGCTCTCATTCTCTTTTCTCATGGCTTTCTCGGATCAGCGGATCAATCGATCTTTCTGCTAGAAGGATTGGCGCGCAAGGGTTACATGGTGGCAGCCATTGCCCATGCCGATGGCTTGCTCAACAAGCGTGAGAAGCCGCTCACGGTGCCAAACTTTGCGGACGCTCGCAGTTGGAACGAAGACAAGTTTCGTGACCGGCGTGAAGATGTAGTCGCGCTGCTCGATCACTTGCTGGCCGCCAACAACCAGGCGGACGATGACTTGCATCAGCGCATTGATTCCGCAGCCATCGGCATTTCGGGGCACTCACTCGGTGGCTATACATCGTTGGGATTGATTGGCGCTTGGGAGAAATCGCGTGACCCACGAATCAAGGCAGCCGTCGCCCTTTCCGCCTATACACTTCCGTATCACTCGCAAGGGAATATCGGCGAGGTGAAGACCCCCGTCATGCTGCAAGGCGGCACTCTCGACTGGGGCATCACGCCGCTTCTTCCCGGTGTTTACAAGAAGCTCGCGGGGCCGAAGTACTATCTGGTGCTGAAGAACGAAACGCACCTGGGTTGGACGAACTTCATCAGCTTGGGCAAAACCACTACGGAGTGCGTTGCCGGCGGCAATGCCGAACTCATGCTGGGATATACGGCGGCCTTTTTCGACCGCCACCTGCGGGGGGCGGACGAGTGTCCACTCCTCGATCGAAAGCACGACCGTCTGAGTAGTTACGAATTCGCGGTGCACTAA
- a CDS encoding 2,3-bisphosphoglycerate-independent phosphoglycerate mutase — MDIHALTRELQVKNDSKIVMLVADGLGGLPMQPGGKTELETAKKPNLDALAKIGVQGASLPVCPGIAPGSGPGHLGLFGYDPIQYVIGRGALEATGIGFAMQPGDVAARGNYCTLDANGLISDRRAGRIASDESAPLAIKLREVKIPGVEVFVEPVKEHRFVVVFRAPGLAGNVKDTDPQAVGKAPLQALGLDAPSEKAAAIANEFIKQATKILAGHPKANGLTLRGFSGRPALPSYEEVYGLRAGAIAVYPMYKGLAQLVGMKILGKAQTLNEQVDVMTQYWKDFDFFFLHYKYTDSTGEDGNFNEKVKKIEEFDAVLPRIQALNPTVLIVTGDHSTPSYLKAHSWHPVPTLLVSDCCRPDGHTTYGENTAIRGGLGQFEAKFLMTLALANAGRLQKYGA, encoded by the coding sequence ATGGATATTCATGCTTTGACCCGAGAGTTGCAGGTCAAGAACGATTCGAAAATTGTGATGCTCGTTGCCGATGGCTTGGGTGGTTTGCCAATGCAGCCCGGTGGCAAGACGGAACTCGAAACAGCGAAAAAGCCCAACCTGGACGCACTTGCAAAAATCGGTGTCCAAGGTGCCAGTTTGCCGGTTTGTCCCGGCATCGCCCCCGGCAGTGGCCCAGGCCATCTCGGGTTGTTTGGTTACGATCCGATTCAATATGTCATCGGTCGCGGCGCCCTCGAAGCAACGGGTATCGGCTTTGCCATGCAGCCTGGTGATGTTGCCGCGCGTGGCAACTACTGCACGCTTGACGCCAATGGTCTGATCAGCGATCGCCGCGCGGGACGCATTGCATCGGATGAGAGCGCTCCGTTGGCGATCAAACTTCGGGAAGTGAAGATTCCGGGTGTCGAAGTGTTTGTGGAACCGGTGAAAGAACACCGCTTTGTCGTGGTCTTTCGCGCACCAGGTTTGGCCGGCAATGTGAAAGACACCGATCCTCAGGCCGTTGGTAAGGCTCCGCTTCAAGCGCTCGGTCTTGATGCCCCCAGCGAGAAAGCGGCGGCCATCGCCAATGAGTTCATCAAACAAGCGACCAAGATTCTCGCTGGCCACCCCAAGGCCAACGGTCTTACCCTGCGTGGGTTTAGCGGCCGGCCAGCTTTGCCGAGCTACGAAGAAGTGTACGGCCTGCGTGCCGGCGCGATTGCCGTTTATCCCATGTACAAGGGTCTGGCTCAGCTGGTGGGCATGAAGATTCTCGGCAAGGCTCAGACGTTGAACGAGCAAGTCGATGTGATGACGCAGTACTGGAAAGATTTCGATTTCTTCTTCCTGCACTACAAATACACAGATAGCACTGGCGAAGACGGCAACTTCAATGAGAAGGTAAAGAAGATCGAAGAGTTCGACGCCGTGCTGCCACGCATCCAAGCGCTCAATCCCACGGTGCTGATCGTCACTGGCGATCACAGCACTCCCAGCTATCTGAAGGCACACAGCTGGCATCCGGTGCCGACGCTGCTGGTGAGTGATTGCTGCCGGCCCGACGGGCACACGACCTATGGTGAGAACACAGCTATTCGCGGTGGTCTGGGCCAATTCGAAGCAAAATTCTTAATGACGCTGGCACTAGCGAATGCCGGTCGGCTGCAGAAGTACGGCGCGTAA
- the lhgO gene encoding L-2-hydroxyglutarate oxidase: MLTTDVAIVGGGIVGLATAWQLLHRYPQLRVTVLEKEANVGGHQTGHNSGVLHSGIYYKPGSLRALNCRTGKAAMEQFCQEHGVPYDICGKVIVAVNEQELPRLDTIFERGQQNGVRCEVISRERLLELEPHTAGIKAIHVPEAGIVNYAAVTRKLAELLPARNGQVLTGWRVTKMHGESEGVVIVSDAGEIMARHVVTCGGLHSDRLAKLTGHPTANRIVPFRGEYYDLKPNVQHLCRNLIYPVPDPNFPFLGVHFTRMIEGGVECGPNAVLAFAREGYRKLDINMADLLETLTYGGFLKLAAKYWRTGAGEMWRSWSKAAFVRALQHLIPEIKSEDLVAARTGVRAQAIAPDGMMIDDFLIEASGRYVNVLNAPSPAATSSLNVGKLIVDKLAERL, translated from the coding sequence ATGCTCACCACCGACGTCGCCATTGTTGGAGGAGGAATTGTCGGGCTGGCCACCGCCTGGCAATTGCTCCATCGCTATCCTCAACTCCGAGTTACGGTTTTAGAGAAGGAAGCGAACGTCGGCGGGCATCAGACCGGGCATAACTCCGGCGTTTTGCATTCGGGCATTTACTACAAGCCGGGCTCGCTGCGGGCACTCAATTGCCGCACTGGCAAAGCTGCGATGGAGCAATTTTGTCAGGAGCACGGAGTTCCGTACGACATTTGCGGCAAGGTGATTGTCGCCGTCAACGAACAGGAACTGCCGCGGCTCGATACGATCTTCGAGCGCGGGCAACAAAATGGCGTCCGCTGCGAAGTGATCAGCCGCGAGCGACTGCTGGAACTCGAACCGCACACCGCGGGAATCAAGGCGATTCATGTTCCTGAAGCGGGCATCGTGAATTACGCAGCAGTCACTCGCAAACTGGCGGAATTGCTCCCAGCGCGTAATGGCCAGGTTCTAACCGGCTGGCGCGTGACCAAGATGCACGGCGAGAGTGAAGGGGTCGTGATTGTTTCCGATGCTGGTGAAATCATGGCGCGTCACGTGGTTACCTGCGGCGGACTGCACAGCGATCGCCTGGCGAAGCTAACAGGCCATCCAACCGCCAATCGCATCGTCCCATTCCGTGGTGAGTACTACGACCTTAAACCCAACGTGCAACATCTCTGCCGGAACCTTATCTATCCGGTGCCTGATCCCAACTTCCCGTTCCTCGGTGTCCACTTCACGCGGATGATCGAAGGGGGCGTGGAGTGCGGCCCTAACGCGGTCCTCGCTTTCGCCCGTGAAGGATATCGCAAGCTCGATATCAACATGGCGGACCTGCTTGAAACGCTCACCTACGGCGGCTTCCTCAAATTAGCCGCCAAATACTGGCGAACTGGCGCGGGAGAAATGTGGCGATCCTGGAGCAAAGCAGCTTTCGTCCGCGCGTTGCAGCATTTGATTCCGGAGATCAAAAGCGAAGACCTCGTCGCCGCGCGCACCGGCGTTCGCGCCCAGGCTATCGCCCCCGATGGAATGATGATCGACGACTTCCTCATCGAAGCCAGTGGCCGTTACGTCAACGTGCTCAACGCTCCCTCGCCAGCCGCGACATCATCGCTGAACGTCGGCAAGTTAATTGTCGATAAACTGGCCGAGCGGCTGTAG
- a CDS encoding DUF1207 domain-containing protein, translating into MLLPLSKSRPNSDRLQLAPCGLVLSLLLLATVPAVGQDGSIVNQSLLFSNASLLQPPMGTNQFGPDELPLTTVTEQPPVTESPTQQYFDMDQYLDSHPHISAPCEPWSWHLLPDGLIYKSYLAGAKESRLSAHIIHETDHYALWDATLGGRVGIWRYGNSSRINPEGFQVDVEGSAQVRLDIQNNVDVQAVDFRGGMPLTYGIGQHRFKFAYYHLSSHLGDEFLIENPTYPRLNFARDVFVLGHSFYWTEKLRLYSEVGWAFYTDVSEPWEFQFGIDWAPTRPTGWAGEPFFAINGHLREELNFGGNLTVQTGWAWVGDENSHLLRAGLHYFNGGSSQFSFYQEHEQQLGFGLWYDY; encoded by the coding sequence GTGTTGCTCCCCTTGTCAAAATCCCGCCCAAACAGCGATCGACTTCAGCTCGCCCCGTGCGGGTTGGTGCTGTCGCTGCTGCTGCTGGCAACCGTTCCTGCGGTCGGACAGGATGGTAGCATCGTCAACCAATCGCTGCTGTTTTCGAATGCCTCGCTGTTGCAGCCGCCGATGGGGACGAATCAGTTTGGCCCCGATGAACTGCCGCTGACGACGGTCACCGAACAACCACCTGTTACCGAGTCGCCAACGCAGCAGTATTTCGATATGGATCAATACCTTGATTCACATCCTCACATTTCTGCGCCGTGCGAGCCCTGGTCTTGGCACTTGCTTCCCGACGGCCTCATTTATAAGTCGTACTTAGCTGGCGCGAAGGAATCGCGTCTCTCGGCCCACATCATTCACGAGACCGACCACTATGCCTTGTGGGATGCGACACTGGGTGGTCGCGTGGGCATTTGGCGATACGGCAATTCCTCGCGCATCAACCCAGAAGGTTTTCAGGTCGATGTCGAAGGCTCGGCCCAAGTGCGACTGGACATTCAGAACAACGTCGACGTGCAAGCGGTCGACTTTCGCGGTGGTATGCCGTTGACCTATGGCATTGGCCAGCACCGCTTCAAGTTCGCCTACTATCACCTCAGCTCGCACCTGGGCGATGAGTTTCTCATCGAAAATCCGACTTACCCCCGGCTTAATTTTGCCCGCGATGTATTCGTACTGGGGCACTCGTTTTATTGGACCGAGAAGCTACGGCTTTACAGCGAAGTTGGTTGGGCGTTCTATACGGACGTCAGCGAACCGTGGGAATTTCAATTCGGAATCGATTGGGCCCCGACGCGCCCCACGGGTTGGGCTGGTGAACCCTTCTTCGCGATCAATGGCCACTTGCGCGAAGAATTGAACTTCGGTGGCAACCTGACCGTGCAAACCGGCTGGGCTTGGGTCGGCGATGAGAACAGCCATCTGCTCCGCGCAGGGTTGCACTACTTCAACGGTGGCAGCAGCCAGTTCTCGTTCTACCAAGAGCACGAGCAGCAACTCGGCTTCGGGCTCTGGTACGACTATTAA
- a CDS encoding tetratricopeptide repeat protein — protein MPSPDPLIGLQKAAEEASSEQTSLRSRSAKGQANRGWAAIERGDPEAAIPCFREALRLQPDLPVARAGIVEALKARHPLYRWLLQGCSWLASLPASTQVAVMLAVYCGSRLISSLAEQTNDGTSLLWPLLMLVFGLSALVGIASPLFNLLLRWDPLGRQLLDEDQQRGTSLLLVNLLLPLPLLVWAVYSQDGMSLVVWLLLSLISLPSSAIFRCAPGWTRWVMATLTIALAAIALPLLAGIFVELPAWLAQERLGLIALFVYALIGSQVAATVLMAFSVRR, from the coding sequence ATGCCTTCTCCTGATCCGCTGATTGGCTTGCAAAAAGCGGCGGAAGAGGCGTCCAGCGAGCAAACATCGCTCCGGTCACGGAGTGCCAAGGGTCAGGCCAATCGGGGTTGGGCAGCCATTGAACGGGGCGATCCCGAGGCCGCAATTCCCTGCTTTCGCGAAGCCCTCCGCTTGCAACCCGATTTACCCGTCGCTCGCGCCGGAATTGTCGAAGCACTCAAAGCGCGGCATCCACTCTATCGCTGGCTGCTGCAAGGTTGCTCTTGGCTGGCTTCGTTGCCAGCTTCCACTCAAGTTGCAGTGATGCTTGCCGTCTATTGCGGCAGCCGGCTCATCAGTTCGCTTGCCGAACAAACGAACGATGGAACGTCGCTTTTGTGGCCGCTGTTGATGCTCGTCTTCGGCCTCAGCGCGCTGGTGGGAATTGCCTCACCGCTCTTCAACCTGCTGTTGCGCTGGGATCCCTTGGGCCGGCAATTGCTGGACGAAGATCAGCAGCGCGGAACAAGTTTGCTGCTGGTCAATTTGCTCCTACCCCTGCCCTTGCTGGTTTGGGCCGTGTACTCGCAGGATGGCATGAGCCTTGTTGTTTGGCTGCTGCTCAGTCTGATTTCGCTCCCCTCTTCCGCCATCTTTCGTTGCGCACCCGGTTGGACGCGCTGGGTAATGGCCACCCTGACGATCGCGTTGGCCGCGATTGCCCTGCCACTGCTGGCCGGCATCTTTGTGGAGTTGCCAGCTTGGCTCGCGCAAGAACGCCTGGGCCTGATCGCGCTCTTCGTCTACGCCCTGATCGGTTCCCAAGTAGCCGCCACCGTCCTGATGGCGTTCAGCGTGCGACGATAA
- a CDS encoding metal-dependent hydrolase, whose protein sequence is MATITWLGHACWLIQSGDHSIVLDPYLDTNPAASCKAKDVRADFVLVSHGHFDHCLDAAAIANQCNATLIANFEIATWFEAKQGVKNTVGMNLGGSYQATFGSVKMVPAWHSSMLPDGSYGGAPAGFILQLNEGQRLYFACDTALFSDMRLFAEPTLDLAVLPIGDLYTMGIDDSLAAIKLLNPRIVAPSHFGTWPPIEQDGAGWAARVSKETKSQPRVLRAGESFSV, encoded by the coding sequence ATGGCCACGATCACCTGGCTCGGACACGCGTGCTGGTTAATTCAGTCCGGCGACCACTCGATCGTGCTCGATCCTTACTTGGACACCAATCCCGCGGCCTCGTGCAAAGCCAAGGATGTGCGAGCTGACTTCGTACTGGTCTCGCACGGCCACTTCGATCATTGCCTCGACGCAGCGGCTATTGCCAATCAGTGCAATGCCACTCTCATCGCCAATTTCGAAATCGCGACTTGGTTCGAAGCCAAGCAGGGCGTGAAAAATACCGTGGGGATGAACCTAGGCGGTTCGTACCAGGCGACGTTCGGCAGCGTGAAGATGGTTCCAGCCTGGCATTCGTCGATGCTGCCGGACGGTTCGTACGGCGGAGCACCAGCAGGCTTTATATTGCAACTGAACGAAGGACAGCGCCTCTATTTTGCCTGCGATACGGCACTATTCAGCGATATGCGCCTGTTTGCCGAACCAACGCTCGATCTGGCCGTACTACCCATTGGCGATTTGTATACGATGGGAATTGACGATTCGCTTGCCGCCATCAAGCTCCTCAATCCGCGGATCGTCGCTCCATCGCACTTTGGCACCTGGCCGCCGATCGAGCAGGACGGTGCAGGCTGGGCAGCTCGCGTCAGCAAAGAAACCAAGTCACAGCCCCGGGTTCTGCGTGCCGGAGAGAGTTTTTCCGTATGA